One region of Gossypium raimondii isolate GPD5lz chromosome 6, ASM2569854v1, whole genome shotgun sequence genomic DNA includes:
- the LOC105774158 gene encoding protein LONG AFTER FAR-RED 3 has protein sequence MNLSIVNLASIAVFLSVFLFPSFNSTYWLKWRASLIPSTKFGADLIVKNGVIFTSDPSFPFANSMAIRDGRILRIGNYSSLQDLSGYGTKELNLEGKVVVPGFIDSHVHLISAGLQMARVQLEGVNRKDEVVRRVKEAVLNVKRGSWILGGGWNNDLWGGELPMASWIDEVTPDNPVWLTRMDGHMGLANSVALKLAGVTNLTKDPNGGKIMQTADGEPTGLLIDAAMELILSWIPEASVDERREAMLRASSFALTRGVTTVVDVGRYFPGSSVEHSWQDFSDVYQWADSSGKMKIRVCLFFPMETWSRLHGVIHRAGRALSNWIYLGGVKAFADGSLGSNSALFHEPYFDDPHNYGLQVLEFESLFNMTIASDMSGLQVAIHAIGDKANDLILDMYESVALKNGKRDRRFRIEHAQHLAPGTADRFGQQGIVASVQPDHLLDDADAAIRKLGVDRAQKGSYLFRSLLSSNALLALGSDWPVTSTYPLHAIRTAMNRIPPGWDTAWIPSERLSLNDALIAHTISAARACFLENEIGSLSTGKLADFVILSSDSWDEFATGGSTSVNATYVGGIQAYP, from the exons ATGAATCTTTCCATTGTCAACTTAGCTTCTATTGCCGTTTTCCTTTCCGTTTTCCTTTTTCCATCGTTCAACTCCACTT ATTGGTTGAAATGGAGAGCTTCACTGATTCCATCAACTAAGTTTGGTGCTGATTTGATAGTTAAAAATGGGGTCATTTTTACTAGTGACCCTTCTTTTCCTTTCGCTAATTCCATGGCCATTCGTGACGGCAGAATTCTTCGCATTGGTAACTATTCATCTCTTCAG GATTTGTCAGGATATGGCACTAAAGAGCTGAATCTAGAAGGAAAGGTTGTAGTGCCTGGATTTATTGATTCTCACGTCCACTTGATTTCTGCAGGACTTCAG ATGGCACGTGTGCAGCTCGAAGGTGTAAATCGGAAAGATGAAGTTGTGAGAAGAGTGAAAGAAGCCGTACTAa ATGTGAAAAGGGGTTCGTGGATTCTGGGTGGTGGATGGAACAATGATCTTTGGGGAGGGGAATTGCCAATGGCATCTTGGATAGATGAGGTCACACCAGATAATCCC GTTTGGCTAACAAGGATGGATGGTCATATGGGCTTGGCTAACTCAGTGGCACTAAAGTTGGCTGgagtcactaatttaactaaagatCCAAACGGTGGAAAAATTATGCAAACTGCTGATGGAG AACCTACTGGTCTGCTGATTGATGCTGCAATGGAACTTATTCTTTCCTGGATTCCGGAGGCCTCCGTGGATGAAAGGAGGGAAGCCATGCTTAGAGCTAGTAGTTTTGCCTTGACAAGGGGTGTCACAACTGTTGTTGATGTCGGCAGATATTTTCCTGGGTCATCAGTTGAGCATTCCTGGCAGGACTTTTCAG ATGTGTATCAATGGGCTGATTCTTCAGGGAAGATGAAAATCAGAGTGTGCTTATTTTTCCCAATGGAGACTTGGTCAAGGTTACAT GGTGTAATTCATAGGGCAGGTCGTGCTTTGAGTAATTGGATTTACCTTGGAGGTGTTAAAGCTTTTGCCGATGGCTCTCTCGGTTCAAATAGTGCTCTCTTCCATGAG CCATATTTTGATGACCCTCACAACTATGGCTTACAAGTTCTGGAATTCGAAAGTCTTTTCAACATGACAATTGCTTCAGACATGTCCGGGCTTCAG gTTGCTATCCATGCTATAGGTGATAAAGCAAACGACTTGATCCTTGATATGTATGAATCCGTTGCCTTAAAAAATGGAAAGAGAGATCGGAGATTTAGG ATTGAGCATGCTCAGCATTTGGCCCCTGGCACAGCGGATCGATTTGGCCAACAAGGGATTGTTGCTTCAGTACag CCTGATCACTTGCTCGATGATGCTGATGCGGCGATCAGAAAGCTTGGGGTGGATAGGGCTCAAAAGGGGTCATATCTTTTCCGGTCACTTCTATCAAGCAATGCATTGTTGGCTCTCGGTTCTGACTGGCCC GTTACAAGTACTTATCCTTTGCATGCTATAAGAACAGCAATGAATAGAATTCCTCCTGGTTGGGACACTGCTTGGATACCATCCGAGCGCCTTTCGCTAAACGATGCATTAATCGC GCACACGATTTCAGCTGCTCGGGCATGCTTTCTGGAGAACGAAATAGGATCATTATCGACTGGAAAATTGGCTGATTTCGTCATACTATCATCTGATTCATGGGATGAGTTTGCCACAGGAGGATCTACATCAGTTAATGCAACATATGTTGGTGGTATCCAAGCCTATCCCTGA
- the LOC105773426 gene encoding RAP domain-containing protein, chloroplastic produces the protein MEFLLNPFPTQTYLKPLIFMPKQVHSLSLVKLRGGLEFPRRNLASLGKNSSISTGNSVNDDEMEDWELEFVGEIDPFSYQAPKKRKKQEKSRVLNDEEGMDWCLKARKMALKSIESRGLAHKVEDLIKKKKKKKKRLAKKDKISKEVEEIEEGFDFEEDNGNEDFDNQINDNVSRLRDTVSSMGDGMFLEKKEKAMEELVQKLAQISGPSDRRKEVNLNKDIIQSQTAEEILEITSEMIIAVGKGLSPSPLSPLNIATALHRIAKNMEKVSMPSTRRLAFTRQREMSMLIGIAMTALPECSAQGVSNIAWALSKIGGDMLFLSEMDRVAEVALAKVTEFNSQNVANIAGAFATMRHSAPDLFEGLAKRAAAIIHSFHEQELAQMLWAFASLYEPADTLLQAIDTVFNNANQIKCCLSHETVKDDEETGVENSRDIEFGGIPDPPVLALSRYQLGNIAWSYAVFGQLDRTFFSHVWKTLSSFEEQRISEQYRGDVMFASQVHLVNQCLKLEYSHLQLSIDGELESKIVRAGKTKRFNQKTTSSFQKEVGRLLVSTGLDWVREHPTDCYTIDAVLVDQKVALEIDGPTHFSRNTGTPLGHTILKRRHIAASGWRFVSLSYQEWEELEGEVEQLEYLRKILKDHLG, from the exons ATGGAATTTTTGTTAAATCCGTTCCCTACCCAAACTTACTTAAAACCCTTAATTTTCATGCCAAAGCAAGTTCATAGTCTTTCATTAGTGAAATTAAGAGGTGGGCTTGAGTTTCCTAGAAGAAACTTAGcaagtttgggtaaaaattcTAGTATTAGTACTGGGAATAGtgttaatgatgatgaaatggAAGATTGGGAATTGGAGTTTGTTGGAGAGATTGATCCATTTAGTTATCAAGCACCCAAGAAGAGGAAAAAACAAGAGAAATCTAGGGTTCTTAATGATGAAGAAGGGATGGATTGGTGTTTAAAGGCTAGAAAAATGGCACTCAAATCTATTGAATCTAGGGGATTGGCTCATAAAGTTGAGGATTtgattaaaaagaagaaaaagaagaagaaaagattagcAAAAAAAGATAAGATTAGTAAAGAAGTAGAGGAGATTGAAGAGGGTTTCGATTTTGAGGAAGATAATGGCAATGAGGATTTCGATAACCAGATCAATGATAATGTGAGTCGACTTCGAGATACGGTGAGTTCAATGGGGGATGGGATGTTTTTAGAGAAGAAGGAGAAGGCAATGGAAGAGTTAGTTCAGAAATTAGCTCAAATTTCAGGGCCGTCCGATCGTAGAAAAGAAGTTAACTTGAACAAAGATATAATTCAATCACAAACTGCAGAAGAAATATTGGAGATTACATCTGAGATGATAATAGCTGTTGGGAAAGGTTTAAGCCCTTCACCACTTTCACCTTTGAATATTGCTACTGCACTTCATAGAATTGCTAAGAACATGGAGAAAGTATCGATGCCGAGCACTCGCAGGTTGGCATTCACTCGACAAAGAGAAATGTCAATGCTTATTGGTATTGCAATGACTGCTCTGCCGGAATGCTCGGCACAAGGTGTGTCGAACATTGCGTGGGCACTGTCCAAGATTGGAGGGGACATGTTGTTTTTGTCCGAAATGGATCGAGTTGCAGAGGTGGCATTGGCTAAGGTTACAGAGTTCAATTCTCAGAATGTTGCTAACATTGCCGGTGCATTCGCTACAATGCGGCATTCTGCCCCGGATCTGTTCGAAGGGTTGGCAAAGAGGGCAGCGGCCATAATTCACTCGTTCCATGAACAAGAGCTTGCACAGATGTTATGGGCGTTTGCATCTCTATATGAGCCTGCAGACACCTTGCTTCAAGCTATCGACACTGTTTTCAACAATGCCAACCAAATTAAATGCTGCTTAAGCCATGAAACTGTAAAAGATGATGAAGAAACTGGTGTGGAGAACAGTAGAGATATTGAATTTGGAGGAATTCCAGATCCTCCTGTGCTCGCCTTAAGCAGGTACCAGCTTGGGAATATAGCTTGGTCCTATGCAGTTTTTGGACAGCTTGATCGAACGTTCTTTTCTCATGTATGGAAAACATTGAGCAGTTTTGAGGAGCAACGGATTTCAGAACAATATAGAGGGGATGTTATGTTTGCTTCACAGGTTCATCTGGTGAACCAATGCTTAAAGCTCGAGTATTCACATCTTCAGCTATCCATTGATGGTGAACTCGAGTCAAAAATCGTTCGTGCTGGGAAAACAAAGAGGTTCAATCAAAAGACAACTTCATCTTTCCAAAAGGAAGTTGGTCGTCTTCTTGTGAGCACTGGCCTTGATTGGGTTAGGGAGCACCCTACGGACTGCTACACCATTGATGCTGTTCTTGTTGATCAAAAGGTTGCTTTGGAGATTGATGGACCAACACATTTCTCAAGAAATACTG GAACACCATTAGGGCATACCATTTTAAAACGGCGTCATATTGCCGCTTCTGGTTGGAGATTTGTATCATTGTCTTATCAAGAG TGGGAGGAACTTGAAGGGGAAGTAGAGCAGCTTGAGTACCTGAGGAAAATTCTGAAAGATCACCTTGGCTGA
- the LOC105772138 gene encoding putative disease resistance protein RGA1: MAHVHDLMCLSDDDSWSLFKQRAFEMGMDEGNVNLEKIGRQIVQRCGGVPLAIKATGSILHFKSQESEWLRVKESEIWDLKDEGRRILGVLRLSYKHLPPYMRQCFLFCSIFPKDYVMEKDKLIGLWMANGFIPSRGHMDLHDTGCEIFSELTWKSFLQDVKEHVHGIVTCKMHDLVHDLATSMMDKCYRKLNKFVVGKDNDSGGMDELKELDIEGELNITGLGNVKSATEAKTSNLINKQNLISLSLFWRRDSNETFQHGNDEEILNALQPHSSLKKLYIYGYQGVRFPYWMMDMLLPNLVQILLEYCNRCNQLPPLGKLCFLKVLTIFGMGDLKYIESSFNGDMESSFPSLEVLKILWAPCLEEWTAENGCPMLVKLLMLQSLKELDIRGSSVTLLKSLMMNATVLISLHIWEFYELRDLSDLLDNLLALEHLNLKSCSQLESLHAGLQNFSSLETLELSHCNSLVSLPVNGLQELSSLSTLRIEKCKKLASMSKGVRYLTSLQNLHIRKCPELTSLPECIQHLSSLRFLNIKECKGLVSLPNEIQHLTLLSRLEILNCPNLMSLPQGVRNLLALKTLWIEECSHLERQCQEERGEDWPNIAHIPNIYIK, translated from the exons ATGGCTCATGTTCATGACTTGATGTGTTTGTCAGATGATGATTCTTGGTCCTTGTTCAAGCAAAGAGCATTTGAGATGGGAATGGATGAAGGCAATGTGAACTTGGAAAAAATTGGGAGGCAGATAGTGCAGAGATGTGGAGGGGTACCCTTGGCAATTAAGGCCACAGGAAGCATATTGCATTTCAAAAGCCAGGAAAGTGAATGGTTACGTGTCAAAGAAAGTGAGATATGGGATTTGAAAGATGAGGGAAGAAGAATCTTAGGTGTGTTGAGGTTAAGTTATAAGCATCTTCCACCATATATGAGACaatgttttttgttttgctCAATATTTCCCAAAGATTATGTCATGGAAAAGGACAAGCTGATAGGACTATGGATGGCAAATGGATTTATTCCTTCAAGAGGACATATGGATTTGCATGATACGGGTTGTGAAATATTCTCTGAATTAACTTGGAAGTCCTTTCTCCAGGACGTCAAAGAGCATGTTCATGGAATTGTTACATGTAAAATGCATGATTTAGTTCATGACTTGGCAACATCTATGATGGACAAATGCTAT CGCAAGCTCAACAAGTTTGTTGTGGGAAAGGACAATGACAGTGGTGGCATGGATGAGTTGAAAGAGTTGGACATAGAGGGGGAATTGAACATCACAGGACTTGGCAACGTGAAGAGTGCAACAGAAGCTAAAACCTCCAATTTGATAAATAAGCAAAATTTAATATCACTAAGCTTATTTTGGAGAAGAGACAGCAATGAAACCTTTCAACATGGAAATGATGAAGAGATTCTTAATGCTCTCCAACCTCATTCAAGCTTGAAGAAGTTGTACATATATGGTTACCAAGGTGTTAGGTTTCCGTATTGGATGATGGATATGCTTCTACCAAACCTTGTTCAAATCTTACTAGAATATTGCAACAGATGCAATCAACTTCCACCTCTAGGGAAATTATGCTTCTTGAAGGTCCTTACTATTTTTGGAATGGGTGATCTCAAGTATATTGAGAGTAGCTTCAACGGAGATATGGAGAGTTCTTTTCCATCACTTGAGGTTCTCAAAATACTTTGGGCACCATGTTTGGAGGAATGGACGGCAGAGAATG GTTGTCCTATGTTGGTTAAACTGCTCATGCTTCAATCTCTAAAGGAGCTAGATATCAGAGGAAGTAGTGTTACTTTACTCAAATCTTTGATGATGAATGCCACTGTTCTTATATCTCTCCATATTTGGGAGTTCTATGAGTTAAGGGATTTATCCGATTTGCTGGATAATCTATTGGCCCTTGAACACTTGAATCTTAAAAGTTGCTCACAACTTGAAAGCTTGCATGCAGGGCTACAAAACTTCAGCTCTTTAGAAACTTTAGAATTAAGTCATTGCAACAGCCTTGTATCCCTTCCGGTAAATGGATTGCAAGAATTATCTTCCTTGTCTACACTACGCATTGAAAAGTGTAAGAAATTAGCCTCTATGTCTAAAGGGGTGCGATATTTGACTTCACTCCAAAACTTGCATATCAGAAAATGTCCAGAGTTAACCTCATTGCCGGAGTGCATCCAACATCTTTCTTCTCTTCGATTTCTTAATATTAAGGAGTGTAAGGGATTAGTTTCTCTCCCAAATGAGATACAACACCTCACCTTACTTTCAAGATTAGAGATTTTGAATTGTCCTAATTTGATGTCATTGCCCCAAGGGGTACGAAACCTCTTGGCACTAAAAACCTTGTGGATCGAAGAATGCTCACATCTGGAAAGACAGTGTCAAGAAGAGAGAGGAGAAGATTGGCCCAACATTGCACACATTCCTAACATATATATCAAGTAA